The following nucleotide sequence is from Flavobacterium sp. N1736.
CAAAGAAGTTCTTACCGAAGATTCAGGGATTTTGGTTGATATTGGAGATGAAGAACAATTTGCAGCTGCAGCAATAAAATTACTTTCAGATGAAAATCTGAGAGAAGAAATGGGTAAAAATGCCTTTAGAAAAACCCGCGCTTCATCTTGGGAAAACATCGCCATTGTACACATCAATACCTATAAAAAACTGATCGAAGATTCTACTGAAATTAAATTCAGTTATCCTTCAATTGAATTGGCACATGTCAAAAAAATGACTACAGAACTTGGAATTATCCAATTCAGTAATATTTCTATTCCAGATCTTGAGTCAGGATATACCTTAGATGATAATGCCAGAGCGCTCGTTGCCTTTTGTATGCACTATAAACTTACAGAAGATAAAGACGATTTACCATATATTTTAATTTATTTGGATTTTATCGAGCGCTGTCAAAAACCAAAAGGTAATTTTATGAATTATGTTGACAAAAACAACCGTGAACATATCGAACAAAATGCCGAAGTTAATCTGGAAGATTCAAACGCACGCGGAATCTGGGCTTTGGGAACTGTAGTTTCTATTGGAAAAATCCTGCCGGAAGCCATTGCTAAAAAAGCATCAAAATGTTTATTAAATGCCTTGAAATGGGCAGAAACCATACAATCGCCACGTTCAATAGGTTTTGCAACAAAAGGATTATATTTATATCATTCTGCCGTTCCTAACTTATATGTAGCCGCAATTATCAATAAATTGAATGCAAAATTGCTATCTAATTATGAAATTCATGCAACAAAAGACTGGAGATGGTTTGAAGATTATTTAACTTACGGAAACGGAATTTTGCCAGAATCTATGCTTTGTGCTTATTTGGTGACCAATAAACCTATTTACAAAAAAGTAGCTTTAGAATCACTTGAATTCCTGATTTCGAAAACATACAATGGCGATAACTTCAAAGTAATTTCTAATAACGGTTGGTATCATAAAGACTCTGAACCACAGGAATATGGAGAACAGCCAATTGATGTTTCATACATGATTCAAACCTTAAATTCATTCTACAACGCTTTTAAAACACCGGAATACAAACGCCAGATGAAAATTGCGTTTAACTGGTTTTTAGGAAAAAATCATTTAAATCAAATCATGTACAATCCCGTAAGCGGCGGCGGATATGATGGTTTAGAAAAAGAAAATGTAAACCTGAATCAGGGTGCAGAATCAACAGTTTGTTTTTTAACAGCACGTTTGATTATGGAAAACCTTAAATCGACAGAAAGTAAAGTTATTCCGTTGATGAAAACAAAAACCGGAATTGCGATTAACTCTTAAAAATATTTTAACTACATTAACTAAATTTAAGTAACACGTTGTTACCGTAAAATCCCTTCTAAACAGAAGGGATTTTTTGTTTTACACGTTTTTAAAACTTCCGGATTATTCTATCGTTTTTAATTCCTTCAAAAAAATAAGCCTTAATAATTTTGCCTATCTACTAATAGGTAGTATCTTTGCTCGAAAATATTTGCAATGACTACAAAAGAATCAATTATAGAAAAAGCAGATCAATATATTAGAAACAAAGGCTATAATGCCTTTAGTTTTAAAGATATTTCGAATGATATTGGCATCAAAACAGCGTCAATTCATTATCATTTTCCAACAAAATCAGATCTTGGCGTTGCTACAATCAAAGAACATATCGAACGCGTTGAAACTTTAAAAATAGAAGTTGCCAATAAATCTCCGCTAATTAAACTTGAAGCTTTTTTAGCCGTTCAGGAACAAATTAAAAAGGAAGGAAAAGTTTGCCTTGTTGGTTCATTAGCAACAGATTTAAATACATTGGACGATACCATAAAAACAGAATTACAATTATTTGCCAACATTGTCCTTACTTGGGTAACCGAAATTTTGACAGAAGGAAAAGAACTCAAAATATTTGATTTTCAAATGCCTTCAAGAACAAAAGCGTTGATGATAATAACGAATATGATTGCAATTGTACAATTATCCAGACTTACAAATCAAAATGATTTTGACGTTGTAAAACAAACAATCCTGGAAGAATTAAAACCTAAAAAATAATGAAAAGAGTTGTAATAACCGGATTGGGAGCCTTAACTCCTATCGGAAATAATGTTTCAGAATATTGGAATTCCCTAATTAACGGAGTAAGCGGTGCAGCCGAAATAACAAAATTCGACACAACACAATTTAAAACCAAATTTGCCTGCGAAGTTAAAAATTTTGATGCACAGCATATATTTGAAAAAAATGAAATTAGAAAATATGACCTCTTTACACAATACGCTTTATACGTTACGGATGAAGCCATAAAGAATGCCAATATTGATTTTGATACTTTAAATAAAAACAGAATTGGTGTTATTTGGGGTTCCGGCGATGGCGGTGTTTCTACTTTTGAAGAACAAATTGGAGAATATAAATTAGGAAACGGAACGCCAAGATTCAGTCCGTTTTT
It contains:
- a CDS encoding glycosyltransferase encodes the protein MKAISNKSKIVFLSTFPPTQCGIATYTQDTIKGITDVFGKSISCEICELVDKPNAKSTQAFTLNTKNREEYAKVAEEINNDESVKLVHIQHEFGLFGGNYGDHLLDFLNVIKKPVTFTFHTVLPNPNNELKTFVKLLLSYSNSVFVMTKRSEEILINDYNIQEQTITTISHGTHVVVYEAPETAKVKFGMEDRKVLSTFGLLGEGKNIETGLRALRKIVENTPNALYLIIGRTHPNLIIDGVDTYREKLEGIVNELDLHDNVRFINQYLETEELLDYLKATDIYLFTSKDPNQAVSGTFSYAMSCACPIVASKIPHTKEVLTEDSGILVDIGDEEQFAAAAIKLLSDENLREEMGKNAFRKTRASSWENIAIVHINTYKKLIEDSTEIKFSYPSIELAHVKKMTTELGIIQFSNISIPDLESGYTLDDNARALVAFCMHYKLTEDKDDLPYILIYLDFIERCQKPKGNFMNYVDKNNREHIEQNAEVNLEDSNARGIWALGTVVSIGKILPEAIAKKASKCLLNALKWAETIQSPRSIGFATKGLYLYHSAVPNLYVAAIINKLNAKLLSNYEIHATKDWRWFEDYLTYGNGILPESMLCAYLVTNKPIYKKVALESLEFLISKTYNGDNFKVISNNGWYHKDSEPQEYGEQPIDVSYMIQTLNSFYNAFKTPEYKRQMKIAFNWFLGKNHLNQIMYNPVSGGGYDGLEKENVNLNQGAESTVCFLTARLIMENLKSTESKVIPLMKTKTGIAINS
- a CDS encoding TetR/AcrR family transcriptional regulator is translated as MTTKESIIEKADQYIRNKGYNAFSFKDISNDIGIKTASIHYHFPTKSDLGVATIKEHIERVETLKIEVANKSPLIKLEAFLAVQEQIKKEGKVCLVGSLATDLNTLDDTIKTELQLFANIVLTWVTEILTEGKELKIFDFQMPSRTKALMIITNMIAIVQLSRLTNQNDFDVVKQTILEELKPKK